The Pelodiscus sinensis isolate JC-2024 chromosome 5, ASM4963464v1, whole genome shotgun sequence genome includes a region encoding these proteins:
- the PAQR3 gene encoding progestin and adipoQ receptor family member 3, giving the protein MHQKLLKSAHYIELGSYQYWPVLVPRGIRLYTYEQIPVFLKDNPYITDGYRAYLPSRLCLKSLFILSNETVNIWSHLLGFFLFFTLGIYDMTSVLPSASASREDFVICSICLFCFQVCMLCSVGYHLFCCHRSEKTSRRWMALDYAGISIGILGCYVSGVFYAFYCNNYWRQIYLITVLAMILAVFFAQIHPSYLTQQWHRLRSVIFCSVSGYGVIPTIHWVWLNGGVSASIVQEFAPRVIVMYLIAAVAFLFYISKVPERYFPGQLNYLGSSHQVWHILAVLMLYWWHQSTVYIMQYRHSKPCPDYITHL; this is encoded by the exons ATGCATCAGAAGCTTTTGAAGAGTGCCCATTACATCGAACTAGGAAGCTACCAGTACTGGCCTGTTCTGGTACCTCGGGGAATCCGCTTGTATACCTATGAGCAGATTCCTGTGTTCCTTAAGGATAATCCATATATTACAGATGGCTACAGGGCTTATCTTCCTTCTAGGCTGTGTTTAAAAAG tcTGTTCATTTTATCCAATGAGACAGTAAACATCTGGAGTCACTTACTgggctttttccttttcttcactCTGGGCATATATGACATGACTTCTGTATTACCTTCAGCGAGTGCCTCTAGAGAAGATTTTGTTATCTGTTCTATTTGCCTCTTCTGCTTCCAA GTCTGTATGCTTTGCTCAGTAGGATATCATCTTTTCTGCTGTCATCGTTCAGAGAAGACTAGCCGCCGATGGATGGCATTAGATTACGCAGGAATTTCCATTGGGATCCTGGGCTGCTACGTATCAGGAGTGTTTTATGCATTTTACTGTAATAAT TACTGGCGCCAGATATACTTGATCACTGTGCTTGCTATGATCCTTGCAGTATTCTTTGCTCAGATTCATCCCAGCTACCTCACTCAACAGTGGCACAGACTGCGCTCCGTCATCTTTTGCTCTGTCTCTGGCTACGGCGTCATTCCTACTATCCACTGGGTTTGGCTCAATGGAGGAGTCAGTGCATCTATTGTGCAG gAGTTTGCTCCCCGGGTAATTGTGATGTACTTGATTGCTGCTGTAGCTTTTCTCTTTTACATTTCCAAAGTTCCAGAAAGATACTTCCCAG GGCAATTAAACTACCTCGGCTCTAGTCACCAAGTCTGGCATATCCTTGCAGTACTAATGTTGTATTGGTGGCATCAATCTACAGTATATATCATGCAATACAGACACAGCAAGCCCTGTCCTGACTACATTACACATTTATGA